In Armatimonadota bacterium, the DNA window GTACCAGCTCGGCTGGAAGGCCGTCGCCGCCAACATCAGCGACGTCGCCGCGATGGGCGGCCTCCCGACTTGGACCTTCGTCTCGATCGCCCTCCGCGCCGATATGGATGCCGAGTTCGTGGACGACCTGTACCAGGGTATGACCGAGTGCGCCCGGCGCTTCGGCAGCGAGGTGGTCGGCGGCGATACGAATGCGATCGAGGCCGGGTGCGCTATCAGCGTCGTCCAGATAGGCAGTGTCGAGCGTGGGATGGTCGTCCGCCGGACGGGCGCCCGCCCCGGTGACCGGGTGCTGGTGACGGGCTGGCTCGGCAAGTCGCTGGCGGGGCTGCAGCTGCTCCTTACGTACGGATTTCAGGAAGCGGCCGGGCGGAACGCCCGCGCCGTCGAAGCCCACCTCATGCCGATACCCCGCGTCCCGGAGGCCCGCGCGGCGGCTCAGACCGGCGGCCTGCGCGCGATGATGGACCTCAGCGACGGCCTCGCCGCCGACCTTCCGAAGCTCTGCAGGGCGAGCCGCGTGGGGGCGGTCGTCCGCGCCGACCTGCTCCCGATCAGCGACAACCTCGTCGAGGCGGCGGCGTACGTCGGCCGGGACCCGATTGACCTTGCGGCGGGCGGTGGCGAGGACTTCGAGCTTCTCATGGCGGTATCGCCTGATGCGGTCGAACAGGTTGTCTCGGCCGTCGAGGAGGCCGCGGGCGCCCGCGTAACCGATATCGGCGAGATTACCGACGGCCGCTCCGTCGAGATCGAGCGTGACGGCGCGAGGAAGCCGCTCAAAGGCGGCTGGGAGCATTTTGCGTGATCGGTCAGACATGTCCGACGCGTCCGACCGGTCCAGACCGAAATGGGGCGCCAGCTTGAAGACCCTCGCCTTCCATACGACCGGCCCCGAGGAGACCGAGGCGCTCGGCGAGCGGATCGGGCGCGCGCTCGAGCCGGAGACCGTCGTCGCGCTGTTCGGCGGACTCGGCGCGGGGAAGACCACGCTTACCAAGGGGATCGCGCGCGGCCTCGACGTGCCGGACCTCGTCCACAGCCCGACGTTCACGCTGATCCACGAGCACAAGGGCCGGATGTGGGTCTACCACTTCGACCTCTACCGGCTCGACGATCCGGCGCAGCTTCTCGACCTCGACTACGAGGACTACGTATACGGGCCGGGAGTCACCATCATCGAGTGGGCAGAGCGCGCCGGAAGCCTTCTGCCGTCCGACCGCCTCGAGGTCCGCATCACAGGCGAGGACGAAGAGCGCACCTTCGAACTGACTGCTACCGGCCCGCATGCCGAGGCGGTCATCGATAGGCTGGGTTAGCCTCTCGTTATGCCCTGCGGGCTACTCGAGGAGATCGGCGGTTATGCTCACGGGGAAAGAACCGCCTAGTCTCGAGTAGGTTTCTCCGGAAACCATATCGAGAGACGGTCAGGTATAGCCGATGGTTGTGCTGCAAGGCCGCCCTTCGATACGATGCTGTGCATCACTCAGGGCTGACGGGTTCCAGTACTTCACCACTACATCACTCCAGCCCCAAGCCCAGCAGCCGGTTTGCGTTTCTCCAGCCGATCTTCTCGCACGCCTCGCGGGAGATCGTGCCGTCCCTGCGCGCGCCGCGGAGGAAGTCCGCCAGCGGCGTCTCCGTGTCCGGCGAGGCGATGTCCGTCCCGAAGTACAACCGGTCCTGGAACTCCTCCGTGAATGAGTAGCAGAACTCCGCGTCGCGGCTGAGGGCGTTGAACCCGCTGTTGGCCGACAGGTCTCCGTGCAGGTTCGGGTACTTCCGCATCAACTCGACGACTCGCCCGGGCGTAACCTTGCCCTTAGGGTAGCCGTTCCGCGTCTCATTCGTCACGTCGGCGCTGATCTCCGCCCAGAACGGCTGCGAGTGGCCGAGGAAGATCAGCTTCGGGAACTGCTTCAGCGTCTTCTCGAGCCGGGGGAGGCCGAGGTCGTCAATCAGCCCGTAGCACCCGCCGGCTCGCGGCCCGATGTGGAAGGTCAGCGGCATCCCGGCCTTCTCGCACTGGCCGAGCATGTTCCAGACCATCGCATCGTCGAACGGCATGTTCGCGGTGATCTCGCCGACGCCTCTGCACCCCGCCTTCTTGTAGTATTCGAGCAGAGGCATGAAGTCGGCGTCCGGCGAGTTCTTGACCATCCGGGGGTCGAGGTTGCAGAACGGTATGAACCGGTCCGGATGCCGCGCCGCGATCTCGATGACGTCTTCCGGCGTCACCCTGCGGTGAGCGTACTCCGGGCTTATCGCGGGAAGCAGGACGGCCTTGTCAATCTTCGACTCGTCGAGCTTCTCGAGGAGCTGCTCCGGAGTGCAGTATGTCCTCCCGTTCGGCCTGGTGACGGTCGCGGTCGGCGTGACGTGGGTGTGGATGTCTAT includes these proteins:
- the thiL gene encoding thiamine-phosphate kinase yields the protein MKLSELGEESLIDRIVAEHLLPTSGPGLIVGVGDDAAVLDTGGNDYTVVTTDMLVEGPHFRLDINTPYQLGWKAVAANISDVAAMGGLPTWTFVSIALRADMDAEFVDDLYQGMTECARRFGSEVVGGDTNAIEAGCAISVVQIGSVERGMVVRRTGARPGDRVLVTGWLGKSLAGLQLLLTYGFQEAAGRNARAVEAHLMPIPRVPEARAAAQTGGLRAMMDLSDGLAADLPKLCRASRVGAVVRADLLPISDNLVEAAAYVGRDPIDLAAGGGEDFELLMAVSPDAVEQVVSAVEEAAGARVTDIGEITDGRSVEIERDGARKPLKGGWEHFA
- the tsaE gene encoding tRNA (adenosine(37)-N6)-threonylcarbamoyltransferase complex ATPase subunit type 1 TsaE, with the translated sequence MRDRSDMSDASDRSRPKWGASLKTLAFHTTGPEETEALGERIGRALEPETVVALFGGLGAGKTTLTKGIARGLDVPDLVHSPTFTLIHEHKGRMWVYHFDLYRLDDPAQLLDLDYEDYVYGPGVTIIEWAERAGSLLPSDRLEVRITGEDEERTFELTATGPHAEAVIDRLG
- a CDS encoding amidohydrolase family protein, translated to MLIDIHTHVTPTATVTRPNGRTYCTPEQLLEKLDESKIDKAVLLPAISPEYAHRRVTPEDVIEIAARHPDRFIPFCNLDPRMVKNSPDADFMPLLEYYKKAGCRGVGEITANMPFDDAMVWNMLGQCEKAGMPLTFHIGPRAGGCYGLIDDLGLPRLEKTLKQFPKLIFLGHSQPFWAEISADVTNETRNGYPKGKVTPGRVVELMRKYPNLHGDLSANSGFNALSRDAEFCYSFTEEFQDRLYFGTDIASPDTETPLADFLRGARRDGTISREACEKIGWRNANRLLGLGLE